Proteins co-encoded in one Armatimonadota bacterium genomic window:
- a CDS encoding non-heme iron oxygenase ferredoxin subunit, translated as MDEVAADTFVRVATLAEVPPGTARAVDVAGRRIALVNVGGTVYAIDDTCTHERVSLAGGQVTGEIIVCPKHGSRFHVPTGRVLSLPAVRPVSTYAVKVEGDAIWVSPQPRPGQGMPHRR; from the coding sequence ATGGACGAGGTCGCTGCCGACACCTTCGTGCGGGTCGCCACCCTGGCCGAGGTGCCGCCGGGTACGGCCAGAGCGGTGGACGTGGCCGGCCGGCGGATCGCCCTGGTGAACGTCGGGGGCACCGTGTACGCCATCGACGACACCTGTACCCACGAGCGCGTGTCGCTGGCCGGTGGGCAGGTCACCGGCGAGATCATCGTCTGCCCCAAGCACGGCTCGCGGTTCCACGTCCCGACCGGCCGGGTGCTGTCCCTGCCCGCGGTCCGGCCGGTCAGCACCTACGCGGTGAAGGTGGAGGGCGACGCCATCTGGGTGTCGCCGCAGCCCCGGCCCGGCCAGGGGATGCCGCATCGGCGGTAG
- the sufD gene encoding Fe-S cluster assembly protein SufD: MSDRTSSLVARAGLLDPAALEAASRQANDPAWMRERRDAAWAAAMRLPHPAEVWPEEWRRTDTSGLDLAAVGLATEPGALPPESAAVGGPDERAGLLVAADGRAVVEVEAALRDRGVIFSDLAGAVAAHPELVREYFLRTVPEVDRHRFRALHAALWTGGVFLYVPPGVEVALPLVAHTWLSAAGAAIFPHTVVVAAPGSRVTVVELFGSADGAARQVATAVAELVVQDGAQVRYVAVRDWAAPMWEVGSLVRARVGRDAAVHSLVVGLGGGLLKVDVEAYLDGPGASAEMLGLYFAADGQHMDFHTLQEHAAPHTTSDLLYKGAVRDTAKTVFAGLIRVQWGAQKTNAFQSNRNLILSAGARADSIPKLEIMANDLRCTHGSATSRLHEDHIFYLMSRGLTRAQAVRMIVEGFFADVFDRIPVERLRAYLQARIADKMA, encoded by the coding sequence GTGAGCGATCGCACGTCGTCCCTCGTCGCGCGGGCCGGGCTGCTGGACCCGGCCGCCCTCGAGGCTGCCAGCCGACAGGCCAACGATCCCGCCTGGATGCGGGAGCGCCGTGACGCTGCCTGGGCCGCCGCCATGCGCCTGCCCCACCCGGCCGAGGTCTGGCCCGAGGAGTGGCGGCGTACCGACACCAGCGGCCTGGACCTGGCTGCGGTCGGCCTGGCCACGGAACCGGGGGCCCTGCCACCCGAATCCGCAGCGGTCGGCGGCCCCGACGAGCGGGCCGGCCTGCTGGTTGCCGCCGACGGGCGTGCCGTGGTGGAGGTCGAGGCCGCGCTGCGTGACCGCGGCGTGATCTTCTCCGACCTGGCAGGCGCCGTCGCGGCCCATCCTGAGCTCGTCCGCGAGTACTTCCTGCGCACCGTACCCGAGGTCGACCGGCACCGCTTCCGGGCGCTCCACGCCGCGCTGTGGACCGGGGGCGTGTTCCTGTACGTGCCGCCAGGCGTGGAGGTGGCGCTGCCGCTGGTGGCCCACACCTGGCTGAGTGCTGCGGGTGCCGCGATCTTCCCCCACACGGTGGTGGTGGCGGCGCCGGGGAGCCGGGTCACGGTGGTCGAGCTGTTCGGATCCGCCGACGGCGCCGCCCGGCAGGTGGCCACCGCCGTGGCCGAGCTCGTCGTGCAGGACGGCGCCCAGGTGCGCTACGTCGCCGTCCGCGACTGGGCGGCGCCCATGTGGGAGGTCGGCAGCCTGGTGCGGGCCCGCGTGGGGCGCGATGCCGCCGTGCACAGCCTGGTGGTCGGGCTGGGCGGCGGGTTGCTGAAGGTCGACGTCGAAGCGTACCTCGACGGGCCCGGCGCGTCCGCGGAGATGCTGGGCCTGTACTTCGCCGCCGACGGTCAGCACATGGACTTCCACACGCTCCAGGAGCACGCCGCGCCGCACACCACCAGCGACCTGTTGTACAAGGGGGCCGTGCGTGATACGGCCAAGACCGTCTTCGCCGGGCTGATCCGCGTCCAGTGGGGCGCCCAGAAGACCAACGCGTTCCAGTCCAACCGCAACCTGATCCTCTCGGCAGGCGCGCGGGCCGACTCGATCCCCAAGCTGGAGATCATGGCCAACGACTTGCGCTGTACCCACGGCTCGGCCACCAGCCGTCTGCACGAGGACCACATCTTCTACCTGATGAGCCGCGGCCTGACCCGGGCGCAGGCCGTGCGCATGATCGTCGAAGGGTTCTTCGCCGACGTCTTCGACCGGATCCCCGTCGAGCGGCTGCGCGCGTACCTGCAGGCGCGCATCGCCGACAAGATGGCCTGA
- a CDS encoding cysteine desulfurase has protein sequence MDLGARVRGDFPLLARTVHGKPLVYLDSAATSQKPRVVLDALQEYYRRYNANVHRGIYAIAEEATARYEAARATLARLLHAARPEEIVFTRGTTEAINLVAGSWGRATVRAGDEIVLTEMEHHSNIVPWQLLAAEKGARLKYVPVTEAGRLDMDALDRLLTERTRLVAVVHQSNVLGTINPIREIADRAHAVGALVLVDAAQSVPNQAIDVQQLGADFLAFSGHKMLGPTGSGGLWARYDLLEAMPPYHGGGEMIVRVDYERSTFKAPPHRFEAGTPHIAGAIVLAVAADYLQGVGFDAIAAWEHTLVAYALERLQDVPGLRILGPTTPEQRGGAISFVMDVAHPHDIAQVLDQEGIAIRAGHHCAQLLHRRFGVEASARASVHIYNTREDIDALVAGLHTVRRLFTRASRPV, from the coding sequence GTGGATCTGGGCGCGCGCGTGCGGGGCGACTTCCCCCTGCTGGCCCGGACGGTGCACGGCAAGCCCCTGGTCTACCTGGACAGCGCCGCCACGTCCCAGAAGCCGCGCGTCGTCCTGGACGCCCTGCAGGAGTACTACCGCCGCTACAACGCCAACGTGCACCGCGGCATCTACGCCATCGCCGAAGAAGCCACGGCGCGCTACGAGGCCGCGCGCGCGACCCTGGCCCGCCTCCTGCACGCCGCGCGGCCCGAGGAGATCGTCTTCACCCGCGGCACCACCGAGGCGATCAACCTGGTGGCCGGGAGCTGGGGCCGCGCCACCGTGCGCGCCGGCGACGAGATCGTCCTCACCGAGATGGAGCACCACAGCAACATCGTGCCGTGGCAGCTCCTGGCGGCCGAGAAGGGCGCCCGCCTGAAGTACGTGCCCGTCACCGAGGCGGGCCGCCTCGACATGGACGCGCTGGACCGCCTGCTCACCGAGCGCACGCGGTTGGTGGCGGTGGTGCACCAGTCCAACGTCCTGGGCACCATCAACCCGATCCGGGAGATCGCCGACCGGGCGCATGCTGTTGGCGCCCTGGTGCTGGTGGACGCCGCCCAGAGCGTGCCCAATCAGGCCATCGACGTCCAGCAGCTGGGGGCCGACTTCCTGGCCTTCTCCGGCCACAAGATGCTGGGGCCCACCGGCAGCGGGGGTCTGTGGGCCCGCTACGACCTCCTGGAGGCGATGCCGCCCTACCACGGCGGCGGCGAGATGATCGTGCGCGTCGACTACGAACGCTCGACGTTCAAGGCCCCGCCCCACCGCTTCGAGGCGGGCACGCCCCACATCGCCGGCGCCATCGTGCTGGCCGTCGCCGCCGACTACCTGCAGGGGGTGGGGTTCGACGCGATCGCCGCCTGGGAGCACACCCTGGTGGCCTATGCGCTGGAGCGGCTGCAGGACGTGCCGGGCCTGCGGATCCTGGGCCCGACGACCCCTGAGCAGCGCGGGGGCGCCATCAGCTTCGTGATGGACGTCGCGCACCCCCATGACATCGCCCAGGTGCTGGACCAGGAGGGCATCGCCATCCGCGCCGGCCACCACTGCGCCCAGCTCCTGCACCGGCGCTTCGGCGTGGAGGCCAGCGCCCGGGCCAGCGTCCACATCTACAACACCCGCGAGGACATCGACGCGCTGGTGGCGGGCCTGCACACGGTGCGCCGCCTGTTCACGCGCGCCTCCCGTCCGGTGTAG
- the sufB gene encoding Fe-S cluster assembly protein SufB: MATTSPLGIELDHYKYGFREPERYVFKSRRGLDREVVEQISYMKQEPDWMRAFRLHAYEHFVRRPMPTWGADLSGINFDEIYYYIKPTEKQGRSWDELPEEIKRTYDRLGIPEAEKKFLAGVGAQYESEVVYHNLKEEWERLGVIFVDTDTAVRLYPDLVREYFGTVVPPEDNKFAALNSAVWSGGSFIYVPANVKVDIPLQAYFRINAEAMGQFERTLIICEPGSYVHYVEGCTAPIYTTDSLHSAVVEIIVKEGARCRYTTIQNWSKNVYNLVTKRAVAYRDATMEWVDGNLGSKITMKYPSVYMVEPGAKAEILSVAFAGAGQHQDPGGKVVHAAPHTQSSIVSKSIAKDGGRAGYRGLVKVYPGAKGSRCAVRCDALILDPRSRSDTYPYMEIDEEDVSITHEATVSKVSDEQLFYLMSRGIKEDEAMNMIVRGFIEPIVKELPLEYAVELNRLIALEMEGSVG; the protein is encoded by the coding sequence ATGGCGACCACGAGTCCGCTGGGGATCGAGCTCGACCACTACAAGTACGGCTTCCGCGAGCCCGAGAGGTACGTCTTCAAGTCGCGCCGCGGGCTCGATCGGGAGGTCGTCGAGCAGATCTCCTACATGAAGCAGGAGCCGGACTGGATGCGGGCGTTCCGGCTCCACGCCTACGAGCACTTCGTGCGGCGGCCCATGCCCACGTGGGGCGCCGACCTGTCGGGCATCAACTTCGACGAGATCTACTACTACATCAAGCCCACCGAGAAGCAGGGGCGGTCGTGGGACGAGCTGCCCGAGGAGATCAAGCGCACCTACGATCGGCTGGGCATCCCCGAAGCCGAGAAGAAGTTCCTGGCGGGGGTGGGGGCCCAGTACGAGAGCGAGGTCGTCTACCACAACCTCAAGGAGGAGTGGGAGCGCCTCGGCGTCATCTTCGTCGACACCGACACGGCGGTACGGCTCTACCCCGACCTGGTGCGCGAGTACTTCGGTACCGTGGTCCCGCCCGAAGACAACAAGTTCGCCGCGCTCAACTCGGCGGTATGGTCGGGCGGCTCGTTCATCTACGTGCCGGCCAACGTCAAGGTGGACATCCCGCTCCAGGCCTACTTCCGCATCAACGCCGAGGCCATGGGGCAGTTCGAGCGGACCCTCATCATCTGCGAGCCCGGCTCCTACGTGCACTACGTCGAAGGGTGCACGGCGCCGATCTACACCACCGACTCGCTGCACTCCGCCGTGGTGGAGATCATCGTCAAGGAAGGCGCCCGGTGCCGCTACACGACCATCCAGAACTGGTCCAAGAACGTCTACAACCTGGTGACCAAGCGCGCGGTGGCGTACCGGGACGCCACCATGGAGTGGGTGGACGGGAATTTGGGCTCCAAGATCACGATGAAGTACCCCTCGGTCTACATGGTCGAGCCCGGCGCCAAGGCCGAGATCCTGTCGGTGGCCTTCGCGGGCGCCGGTCAGCATCAGGACCCCGGGGGCAAGGTCGTCCACGCCGCGCCCCACACCCAGTCGAGCATCGTGAGCAAGTCGATCGCCAAGGACGGCGGGCGGGCCGGGTACCGCGGGCTGGTCAAGGTCTACCCCGGCGCCAAGGGCAGCCGGTGCGCGGTGCGCTGCGACGCGCTGATCCTCGACCCGCGCAGCCGGTCCGATACGTATCCGTACATGGAGATCGACGAGGAGGACGTTTCCATCACCCACGAGGCGACGGTCTCCAAGGTCTCCGACGAGCAGCTGTTCTACCTGATGAGCCGCGGCATCAAGGAGGACGAGGCGATGAACATGATCGTCCGCGGCTTCATCGAGCCCATCGTGAAGGAGCTGCCCCTGGAGTACGCCGTGGAGCTGAACCGCCTGATCGCCCTGGAGATGGAGGGCTCGGTGGGCTGA
- the sufC gene encoding Fe-S cluster assembly ATPase SufC — MADLVIRDLHVQVEDKVILKGVTLDVSRGEIHALMGPNGSGKSTLANVLMGNPFYQVVRGEVLYKGEDLLAMSPDERARKGLFIAFQYPVSIPGVTMASFLRTAVSARRGMEQELVPVAEFQRLVRAKLEALKMDPAILGRYVNEGFSGGEKKRAEILQMALLEPEIAIMDETDSGLDIDSVKIVADGIMRMYEEQRGGMGVLVITHYSRILQYIRPHHVHIMYDGRVVVSGGPELAQELEERGYEEIRRQFEVIAAEVQEAGAVRRAGKVFWVVH; from the coding sequence ATGGCCGATCTCGTCATCCGGGACCTCCACGTGCAGGTGGAGGACAAGGTGATCCTCAAGGGCGTTACCCTAGACGTCAGCCGGGGAGAGATCCACGCCCTCATGGGGCCCAACGGCTCGGGCAAGAGCACCCTCGCCAACGTCCTGATGGGCAACCCGTTCTACCAGGTGGTGCGCGGCGAGGTGCTCTACAAGGGCGAGGACCTGCTGGCCATGTCGCCCGACGAACGGGCCCGCAAGGGGTTGTTCATCGCCTTCCAGTACCCGGTGAGCATTCCGGGTGTGACCATGGCCAGCTTCCTGCGCACGGCGGTCTCGGCCCGTCGGGGCATGGAGCAGGAGCTGGTGCCCGTGGCGGAGTTCCAGCGGCTGGTGCGGGCCAAGCTCGAGGCCCTGAAGATGGATCCGGCCATCCTGGGCCGCTACGTCAACGAGGGCTTCTCGGGTGGCGAGAAGAAGCGCGCCGAGATCCTGCAGATGGCGCTGCTGGAGCCCGAGATCGCCATCATGGACGAGACCGACTCGGGGCTGGACATCGACTCGGTCAAGATCGTGGCCGACGGCATCATGCGCATGTACGAGGAGCAGCGGGGCGGCATGGGCGTGCTGGTGATCACCCACTACTCGCGGATCCTCCAGTACATCCGCCCGCACCACGTGCACATCATGTACGACGGGCGGGTGGTGGTCTCGGGCGGACCCGAGCTGGCCCAGGAGCTGGAGGAGCGCGGGTACGAGGAGATCCGCCGCCAGTTCGAGGTGATCGCGGCCGAGGTTCAGGAGGCCGGCGCCGTCCGCCGCGCCGGGAAGGTGTTCTGGGTGGTACACTGA
- a CDS encoding SUF system NifU family Fe-S cluster assembly protein: MALDDLYREVILDHYAHPRNRGRLDPADLTVEGANPLCGDELVLSVRLEGDRVAAARFEGRGCSISQASASMLTEAITGKSVEEVRGLIGAFKAMMRGADPADALGDLAALQGVRKFPVRIKCATLAWVALEQGLDERAAGRPPARATTETEPA, translated from the coding sequence ATGGCCCTCGACGACCTCTACCGTGAGGTCATCCTCGACCATTACGCCCACCCTCGCAACCGGGGCCGCCTCGACCCGGCGGACCTCACCGTCGAGGGCGCGAACCCGTTGTGCGGCGACGAGCTGGTGCTTTCGGTGCGGCTGGAGGGTGACCGCGTGGCGGCCGCGCGGTTCGAGGGCCGCGGCTGCTCCATCAGCCAGGCGTCGGCCTCGATGCTCACCGAGGCGATCACCGGCAAGTCGGTGGAGGAGGTGCGGGGGCTCATCGGTGCGTTCAAGGCCATGATGCGCGGCGCCGACCCCGCCGACGCCCTGGGCGACCTGGCCGCGCTCCAGGGCGTGCGCAAGTTCCCGGTGCGCATCAAGTGCGCGACGCTGGCGTGGGTGGCGCTCGAGCAGGGGCTGGACGAGCGCGCGGCGGGGCGCCCACCTGCGCGCGCCACCACCGAGACCGAGCCGGCCTGA
- the add gene encoding adenosine deaminase, which translates to MSTDALDAFVATLPKIELHVHLETSLRLRRLVERTGAGPALGAPHLVADPAVFVGYDRLRRLRYAGRAGRVPDAWYTRERIAAITAELVREAAAQHVRYVEVRVGGRRGFALLGVRGMLEAMAEGAASVRELGVGYGAIVTVVRERGPEDAARLVAEAVACRDCGVVGIDLAGDEQNFPPALFAAALRPARDAGLGLTVHAGEFAGPAGIWTALYHLGADRIGHGIRAVEDPALLDHLRHRGVTLELCPTSNVRLGLVPSLARHPLGALRRAGVSVTVNSDDPLLLQTSLSRELTAVARAQGLTPADLVELQAAAARAAFAPEAVRQALEAAVRAVPLAAAGGSPVP; encoded by the coding sequence ATGTCCACCGACGCCCTGGACGCGTTCGTCGCCACGTTGCCCAAGATCGAGCTCCACGTCCACCTGGAGACGTCGCTGCGCCTGCGGCGCCTGGTCGAGCGCACCGGCGCGGGGCCGGCGCTGGGCGCGCCGCACCTGGTGGCCGACCCCGCGGTGTTCGTCGGCTACGACCGCCTGCGCCGGCTGCGGTACGCCGGGCGCGCCGGGCGGGTACCCGACGCCTGGTACACCCGGGAGCGCATCGCCGCCATCACGGCCGAGCTGGTGCGGGAGGCGGCGGCGCAGCACGTCCGGTACGTGGAGGTGCGGGTGGGCGGCCGCCGCGGCTTCGCGCTGCTGGGTGTCCGCGGCATGCTGGAGGCGATGGCCGAGGGCGCAGCCAGCGTGCGGGAGCTGGGGGTCGGCTACGGGGCGATCGTCACGGTGGTGCGCGAGCGCGGGCCCGAGGACGCGGCACGCCTGGTGGCCGAGGCCGTCGCGTGCCGCGACTGCGGCGTGGTCGGCATCGACCTGGCCGGCGACGAGCAGAACTTCCCGCCGGCGCTGTTCGCCGCCGCGCTGCGGCCAGCACGCGACGCCGGGCTGGGCCTGACGGTGCACGCCGGCGAGTTCGCCGGACCGGCGGGCATCTGGACGGCCCTGTACCACCTGGGCGCCGATCGCATCGGCCACGGCATCCGCGCCGTGGAGGACCCGGCACTGCTCGACCACCTGCGCCACCGCGGGGTGACGCTGGAGCTGTGCCCGACCAGCAACGTGCGGTTGGGGCTGGTGCCGTCGCTGGCCCGGCACCCGCTGGGCGCACTGCGCCGCGCCGGCGTGTCGGTCACCGTCAACAGCGACGATCCGCTGCTGCTCCAGACCTCGCTCTCCCGGGAGCTGACGGCCGTCGCGCGGGCGCAGGGCCTGACGCCGGCCGACCTGGTGGAGCTGCAGGCGGCGGCCGCCCGTGCCGCGTTCGCCCCCGAGGCCGTGCGGCAGGCGCTGGAAGCCGCGGTCCGCGCGGTGCCGCTGGCGGCCGCGGGCGGCAGCCCCGTGCCGTGA